The sequence TCGAGAACCAGTCATCGATGCGCGCGCTGATCGATCATGTCGCCGCCTTCGGCCACAAGCGCATCGGCTACATCGCCGGCCAGCCGGGTTTGGCGACGACCCGCGAACGCGTTGAGGCCTTTCGCGCCTCGCTGGCCGCCAATGGACTTGAATGCGTGCCGCACTATGTCTCGCCGGAGAATGTCGACACGGCGAGCGCGACCGCATCGACCCATGCGATCCTGTCTCTGCCGTCGCCGCCCACCGCATTGGTCACGGGCAACAACATGACGACCATCGGGGCAGTTCGCGCCATCCGCGAGAGGGGGCTCTCTATCCCCGGCGACCTCTCGCTCGCCGGCTTCGACGACTTCGAATGGGCCGATTGCTTCGAGCCGCGGCTGACACTGGTCGCGCAACCCTGCACCGAGATCGGACGGCAGGCGGCGGCCCTGCTGTGCGCTCGCATTGCATCGACCGACCTGGAGCCGCAGGCGGTGCGGCTGCGGGCGGCGCTGCAGGTGCGGGAGTCCTGCGCGAGGCCGGCCCCCCATGAGGTCAGCCCCATGAGGTCAGCCCCATGAGGTCAGCATGAGCGCGCCGCTGCTTTCCGTCATCGGCGCGGTCAAGCGCTTCGGCGGCGTCCAGGCGCTGCGCGGCGTCGACTTCGACCTCAAGGCGGGCGAGATCCATGCCTTGCTTGGCGAAAACGGCGCCGGTAAATCGACGCTGATGAACCTGTTGTCGGGCGTCTACACGCCGGACGAGGGCACCATCCACATCGACGGCAAGCAGGTAGCCTTCAACAACCCGCGCGAGGCGCAGGCGGCCGGCATCGCCACCATCTTTCAGGAACTCGACCTGGTGCCGACACTCGACGTCGCCGCCAACCTTTTCCTTGGCCGCGAGTTGATGCGGCCGGGCGGCTTCCTCGATGTGCCGGCGATGCGCAGCGAGGCCCGCAAACGGCTCGAAGCCATCGAACTGGCCATCGATCCGGCCAGCATGGTGGCGAACCTTTCGATTGGCCAGCGCCAGGTCGTAGCGATCGTCAAGGCACTGTCCTACGCCTCGCGTGTGCTGATCATGGACGAGCCGACGGCGGCACTCACGGTCGGCGAGGTCGACAGGCTGTTCGACATCATGCGCAAGCTTGCCGCCAGCGGCGTCGGCATCGTCTACATCTCGCATCGCCTCGAGGAGGTGCCGCAGATCGCCGACCGGGTGACGGTGATGCGCGACGGTCGCGTCGCGGGCGTCACCGAGCCGCACGCGCCGCAGGCCGAACTGGTCCGGCTTCTGGTCGGCCGGCCGCTGGATGAGCTTTATCCCGAACGGTCGACGAAGGCCGGCAGGACACTGCTCAGTCTGCGCGATGCCAGCTTCAGGCTCGCCCATGAAAGCGCCGGCTGGCAGCCGCCGAGCGGCGTCTCGCTCGACGTCAAGGCGGGCGAGATCGTCGGGCTGGCCGGCATCATGGGGGCAGGGCGCACCGAACTGCTCAGCGCGCTCTATGGCACCGGCCTGTCCGGCCGTTGGGAAGGTGAGGTCGCCATCGATGGCCGGCCGGTAAGCCTGGATTCGATCAGCGCGGCCCGCTCGGCCGGCATCGCCTTCGTCACGGACGACCGGCGCGGCAGCGGGCTGATGCTCAGAATGGCTGTGGGCCTCAATTTGGTCATGTCGGTGATCCGCCGCATCTCGCCCTTCGGCCTGATGTCGCAGCGCCGCCAGGCGGACGCGGTGAAGCAGTCCTTCGGCCAGTTCGATATCAGGCCGAAAAATCCCGACATCGCCGTCGGTGCGCTGTCCGGCGGCAACCAGCAGAAGGTGGTGCTGGCCAAGGAGATTCTCGGCAATCCCCGGCTGCTGCTGCTCGACGAGCCGACCCGCGGCGTCGATGTCGGTGCCAAAGGCGAGATCTACGCGCGCCTGAGGCAGTTGGCGGCGCAGGGGCTCGGCATATTGGTTGCGTCCAGTGAGATGCCGGAGCTCATCGGCCTGTGCGACCGGATCGTGGTGCTGCGCGAAGGGCGCAACGTGGCGGAATTCATCGGCGGCGTCGACGAGCACACGGTGCTTGACGCGGCAAATGGCAGGGAGGCCTGATGTCTGAGCAGAAGATTTCGGTGACAGCGAGCCCGGCGGTGCCGGCGGCAGCGCCAAGGCATCGCGATCCGCTCGCTTTGGTGGTGCGCTTCCAGAGCCTGATCGGCCTGGTCGTGGTGGCGATCGGCGGCATCATCTTCTCGCCGCGCCGGCACGGCCAGATCCTGTTCCTCGATCCCGACAACATCGCCAACATCGTGCGCGCCGTGTCGGAGACCGGCATCATCGCCATCGGCATGACCTTCGTCATCATCACCGCCGGCATCGACCTGTCGGTCGGCGCGGTGCTCGGCCTGTCCAGCGTCGTCACCGCGTCGATGATGATCTCGGGCGGCTTCGGGCTCATTCCCACCATCCTCGCCGTGCTTATCATGGGCGTCGTCTTCGGCGCCATCCAGGGCACCATCTCCACCCGCTTTCGGCTGGAGCCGTTCATCGTCACGCTCGCCGGCTTGCAGGCGGCGCGCGGCCTGGCGCTGGTCGTCTCGGGCAACCAGTACATCAATATTTCCTATGGCGACGGGCCGGGCCTGGCACCGCCGGTGTTTGCGATCCTCGGCGAGCGGCTGTTCAACAACACCGTGCCGGTCGCCACCATCGTCTTCATCGTCTTTGCCGCGATCGCAACCATCGTGCTCAACACCACGCGCTTCGGCCGCTATGTCTTCGCCGTCGGCGGCAATGAGCGCGCCGCGCGCATTTCCGGCGTGCCCGTCTCGATGGTGAAGATCTCGGTCTATGCCATCACCGGTTTTGCTTCGGCTCTGGCCGGCATCGTCCATGCCGGCCAGTTCAATTTCGGCAGCGCCAATGACGGCATGGGCTACGAGCTCACCGCGATCGCCGCCGTGGTCATCGGTGGCACAAGCCTGTTTGGCGGCGCCGGCTCGATGGTTGGCACCGTGGCCGGCACCATCATGCTGGGCGCGCTCGCCAACATCCTGCAGCTCAACAACATCACGCCGGCCATGCAGTTGCTCGCGACCGCCGCGATCATCGTGCTGGCGGCAGTGCTTCAATCCCTCGTTCGCCGCCGCGAGGGTTTGGGTCGTTAGGAGGAAGGCGGCAACAAAGTCGAAGTCAACCAAGGTCTGGCCCCCCGGCCCGACAAGGAGGAGAGTGAGTATGAAGACCACAAGACAAGGAACGAGGCGCACGCTTCATGCCCTGCTTCTGGCAGGCGCGGGCCTGTGCATTGCGGGATCCGCCCAGGCTGCCGACCCGATGGTCAAGGCCTGCGCCAAGGACGGCCAGTTCGTCATCGGCTTTTCGCAGGCCAACAACGCCGAACCCTATCGCCAGCACGTCAATGACGAGCTGACCGCGGCGGCCAAGGCCGTGCCGGGCTTCGCGCTGCAGATCGCCGACGGCGCCGGCAACGTCAACACGCAGACCTCGCAGGTCGACAATTTCATTACCCAGAAGGTCGATCTGCTGCTGATCTCGCCCTTCGAGGCGGCACCGCTGACGCCGGCGGTGAAGCGCGCCATGGATGCCGGCATCCCCGTCATCGAGCTCGACCGCAAGACGGTCGGCGATCCCGGCAAGGACTACACCGCCTTCATCGGCGGCGACAATTACAAGATCGCGCTCGAGGCCGGCAAATACACAGCCAAGACCTTGCTGCCGGACGGCGGCGAGGCGGCGGTGCTGGAAGGCCTGCCGAGCTCGACGCCGGCGGTGGAGCGGCTCAACGGCTTCAAGGACGGCGTCAAGGAGAACGCCAAGATCCAGGTCGTCGCCGAGCAGGCCGCCGACTGGGTGCCGGACAAAGCCCAGACCGCCTTTGCCGCCATGCTGCAGGCTCATCCCGACATCAAGGTGCTCTATGCCTCCAACGACATGATGGCGGCCGGCGCGCTGCTCGCCGCCAAGGGCGCTGGCAAGCAGGTCAAGATCATCGGCACCGACGGCCTGCCCGGGCCGGCCGGCGGCATCGAGGCCGTTGCCAAGGGCGACTGGGCCGCCACCTTCACCTATCCGACAGGTGCGAAGGAAGCGATCGAGATGTCGAAGAAGATCCTGCTCGACTGCGCGACCTCGGTGGAACCGACGGTGACGGTGGAAACGACCGCGATCACGGCGGAGAACGCCAAGCAACTGATGGGGAAGTGAGGGGGCGAAGAGCCCGGCACTGAACTTGATGCGCAAGGCCCCGGGAGGGGCCTTGTTCGTTTTGGAAGGGCCCGCCGAAGAATGACAACTCGTGCCGCATTTCGGTCGTTCGCGAGGCTATCGCCGTCCATCGAAAGCCGACATGGGTCGTCCAAGCGCTAACGGCTCGGCCGTCACTCGCAAGATTTCTACGCCACGCGTGGTTCAGCTGACCTGGGTTTGATCACGGTGGCGAGTATGATGCCGGCAACAATGAAGGCCGCACCGATCAGATCGTAATCGTGCAAATCCTCGCCGAGCAGCAGATAGGCAAGCATGGCGACGAACACCGTCTGCAGGTAGAGCAGCATGCTCGCCCGACTCGCGCCGAGTGTTTCCACGCTTTTGTTGTAGAGATAGTACATCAAGGCGCCGCCGGGACCTGCCAGATAGGCGAGCGCGAGAATGCTGTGGACGTTCATGACGGAGCGTTCGTCGTTGAACAATTCCCACAAATGGAAAGGCAAGGCGACCAGCGCGCCGGCGCCGAGCAGCAGCACGACCATCGGCAGGAGTTCGATGCCGAATTTGGCACGGCGCAAAAGCACGGTGTACAGGCCCCAGCAGAACGCGCTGCCGACGATCCACAACTCGCCGGCGTTGAACTCGAGTTGCAGCAGCGCCGTCAGGTTCCCGTGGGCAACGATGAAAATCATTCCGGCGAGCGCAACCAGCGCGCCAAGCGACTTCCACAGCCCGAGCGGTTCGCCAAGCACGAAACGGGCGAGCACCATCGTCATGACAGGCGACAGCGCCATGATGATGCCGGCCGTGGTGGCGTTGGTGTCGTTGAGGCCATGGTAGATCATGCCCTGGCATAGCGTAAGGCCGATCGCCCCCACGGCGACGACCTCCACGGCGCGAGTTCGCAAAAGCCCGATCATCGCGCCGTGATGACGGTGCACAATCGGCAGCAGGATGGCGCAAGCAAGCGTCAGCCGCCAGAAGCAGAGGCCCCAGGGCGGCATTTCAGGCGCCACCCATTTGGCCGCGATATAGACGCCAGCCGAAAGCAGCCAGCACAGGATGGCGGCCGGATAGCCGGTCAAGGAGGATATGGGCCCGACCACGGGCTGCGCGGCTTGATGCGCTATCGGTATTGCCTGCATGTCATGTCCTCCCCTTCGATGACGTCGGCCCGATGGGGGCAGCATAGCCTGCGTCGTCGGGTCGTGCATCCGTTTTGAAAGGGTCGAAAGGCGTTCGGCCGATGGCGGCTGGCGCACTGCTCACCGCCAGGGGCGCCGGCAAGGACGTCAAGATCATCGGCACCGTTGGCTTGCCCGAACCGGTGGGCGGCATCGAGGCCGTTGCCAAAGGGCGACTGGGCCGCGCGACCTTCACTTACCCGACGGGTGCGCGATCGAGATGTCGAAGAAGATCCTGCTCGACTGCGGGACTTCGGTGGAACCAACGGTGAAGGTGGAGACGACCGCGATCACGGCAGAGAATGCCAGGCAGCTGATGGAAGTGAGGGCCGGAGAGCCCGGCACTGAATTTGATGCGCAAGGCCCCGGAAGGGGCCTTGTTCGTTTTGGTTGGGCCTGCCGAAGAATGGCAGTTTCGCGCCGCATTTCGGTCAGGTAGGCATGTCGCGTGTGTTTGGAGCTGTTGATTCAGCAGCGTTGACAAAGCAATAATAATCTTGGGGAAGAAGAGGCGCTTCAGGTCTAAGATCTTGGTATAGTCGCCACTCAAGTCGACTCAGCCTTAACTACGACTCAGGATATTTGCCGATTGCCCACTCATAACAGTTGCGAACATAGTTACTTTTCGGTGTAATGCCATCAGATCCGTGCGCGTGGATTTGCCGGATCGGGGGCGCAAAATGCAAACAACGATGAGCCAAAAGCTCGCGACCTATGGGCAGTGGACCTATAGGGGGGCATGGGCGCTTGAGCTGGCAGCGGCGACTATCGGTCTTACGACTGGCGTAGCTCTTGGCTATCAAGCTTTCGCGGCCAGCGAGTCCGTCACTGCCATGGATCTGACACTCGCAAGTGCACCATTTTTGATGGTCGCCATCGCCGAACTTACCAAAATCCCAATTGCCACTCTGCTTTTCAGCGTATCTTGGGTGTGGAAGCCCATAGTACTCATCTTCCTGTTGATCCTCGCGGGTATTACGTTCGAGACCGTTTTTATGGGAATGGAGCGGGCAGGCGCCCTTCGTCAGCTTCGCTACGAAGATTTGGTGAACAAGATTGACGCGCTGGAACAGGAGGCGTCGAAGCTTGCCTTGGTAGATGAACTCGGCAGGAAAGCTGATCAGGTTGACCAGGCTCGCGCCGAATTTGAGGAGATGACCGCCCTTGCCGAAAAGTCCCGTGCCGGCTTCCAGAAACAAATTGCGGAGGTTGACGCTGAATTGCAGGGGACAACAGCTCTTACTCCGGAGGCATCCCGTGTTCGAGACCAGATCGAAGAGAAGAACACGGTTCGATCGTCGCTGATTGAGCAGCGCGATGCTGAGATCAAAGACGCCGTCGACCAGTTCGAACGTCAGCGCGACAGCTTCGTCCAGCGCATCAAGATGGCCCGAGACTCAGGCGACAGCGATTCAGCTCGGAAGTTGGAGGATGAGGTCGCCAAGCTAGCAAATCCGAGGTCCAAAATCGGCGCCAAGTTCGACGCTCAAATAGATCCACTGGATCAGGAAATAGCGTCACTTCGATCTGATTTTGATCGGCTACGTGCGAGCAGTCCGCCGATGACGGCCGACCAGCGCCAAAAGCTTACAGGTCGGCGATCGAATCTCGAGCAGACACGAGATGCAGACGCCGCGAGTTGGCAGAGGCGACTTGACGAGGCGGGCAAGAGGCTAGCCGACGCCCAGGGCGCTGAAGCCAACAAAGCGACCGTGGCCGCGCAAAATCAGGTTAGGCAGGATCAAATAGCCAAGGAACTCGCGGCCCTGGAGAAGGAGCGGATTCCAATGGCGCGCACCGACCAGGTCCGACGGATCGCGGCAAGATGGTACGGTGCAAAGCCAGAGCAGGTGACACCGGAACAGGCAGGTGTGATCTCAGTCATTTGGTTCAGTTCGCTAGCCGTGATCGCAGCGCTGGCTGGGCCGATCACAGCGATGGTGGCGCTCGCGCTTCAACGAATAGCCGCTCGCGGCGAAGTTCAGTCCCAAAGCCGACTATCGTCGCTCATTCGCCGCATGCTCTTAAGATGGCGGTGGCGCCGTATTCGGACAATCGAGGTGCCGGTCGAGAAGGTCGTCGAAAAGGAAGTCGAGAAGCGCGTCGAGGTCCCTGTCGAAATTGAAAAGGTCGTCAAGGAGATCCTCTACGTTCCGCTGTTTACCGATGATCCAGAGGTGCTTCGAACGGCTCTGAATCAGGAGCTGCCGCCAGATGTTGCCGATCTGGTGAAGTTGTCGATGAAAGGGCAGGGCAATGCTCGTCCGGCATAACACCGCTCTTCTCGAGCAGGCGGTCGGCCTCATTGTAAAGCGCTCTGCCATACCGACACTACAGGCTGAGGCCGCAGCTCAGGAGAAAATCTCCAAAGCGGCTGCACTACGTCGAATTGCGACCGGAGGTGCAATCGCCGTAGCAGCAATTGGGATCGGCTTGGGCTTGAAGCTTGGACTGTGGCAGAACGGACCTGCAATCTCAGAACTGAATACTCCGCGCGTAGAAGTACCCGCGAAGCCTGCCGAAACTAAAGCAGATAAGCCTTCCATCCCACTGCCTACTCCCCGGCCCACGCAACTGCCGACGCCGCCAATGCCTCCGAAGGAACCGGATGTCGTCACCGTGGACTTCACGAAGTTCGCCACGAAGACGATCGACTTCCAGGGAGACAAATGGGAGTTGATTTCAGGCCATCACTTCAAGGACGAAAAAGACAGCTCGTGGGACACTGCGTGGTGCTATTCGCGTCGGATGGTCCAGGGCGTCGACGTAAACGTTCAACTGGCTAACAGGCTGGGTCCAGAAACACAGCCTGTCTCACCCATATCTGCGCCCGAGACTTTGGCACAGGTCGGCTTAACAGATGCTACGGCAATTCAGCTGGCAACGAATTGTGCGTGGCTCGATGGTCGTACTTTTGCAGCCGCGGATTTTGCCGCCGATCCTCGTCGACAAATGGGTGGCGTATCCCCGCAACCCCCGATAATGACTGCACCGACCGATCCTGACACCGGCTTTGTAGTCGTATCTGGATGGGACGCGATTGGAAACGATCTGCCCAACATGCCTATTCGAGGCGTCACTGCCGAGCAGTGCCAGAACGCTTGCGACCACGATTTTACGTGCTTGGCGGTTACATACAACACCAAATACCAAGCCTGCTTCATGAAAGGCGATGCTTCCGTTCTTGTGAAGAGCGAAGAATCTGTGATGGCGGCCAAGAAGGTTGTCGAAAGCAATCTGCACTACTCGAACCTAGTATTCGCAAAGAACACCGAGGTTTCCGGCGTACCTTATTGGACGGGACAACTCAGGTATCCAGACTGCATCTTACAATGCGCGAATGAAAAATCGTGTATGGGTTTCAATTTCCGCAGCAAAGAAATGTCGTGCACGCTGTTCAACAGCGTCGCTCAATCATCCGACAACGTAGCTGTGGCCTCAGGAATCAAGAGCGTCGGGAACTAGGCCGTATACCCATAAGCGATCGACGTCTGAGAATGGTAAGAGGCGTCCGTCCAACGGCCTCACCACAGGAGGTCATCAAAACGCTTTGCCGCTCCCGCTGCGATGCGATGTGGTGCCATCGATCAAGCATGAGAAGTCCGGCTGCAACTCAACCATGATGTTGGATACGGCAGGGGCGGCGCTGCTGGGTTCCTTCTCCGCATAGGTGGCCATAATATAGACGCCGCGAGGATGCTCAGCGTTTAGCCTTGCGGTGAGATGCCAGTGTGGCCTGAGCGCGTAAAGCTTCCTGAGCAACGAAAGGAGCATGGCATCAGAGTAGGAGCCGGCCAGGATTTCGGTGGCCATCAATCTCAATTCTCCCGGATTGTCGTTCTCTTTCTCGATGACCCAACCTCGTCCACCGTGGGGCTGGCCAATGATCGCTTCGAGTGCAGGGATGTGAACACGGCGGAGCTTCTGCCTGTTGTTGCAGCGTATGTAGATGCTCCATAAGATTTCGTAGTCACCTGTCCAAGGCTCCGTGCGCTCCGGCATGCCTGGGTAGAACAACTGGGGCATATCTTCGCTCATCATCGACCTTTCATGTCCGCCTTCCACGGTGCGGTCAAGCCTGCGCCAGTTTGTGATTCAGACTGCCCACGAACCAATACGACCTAACCGACTTCGAATGGCGCGCGATCCAGCCGCATCTGCCCAACAAGCCGCGAGGCGTGCCGCGCGTGGATGATCGGCGGGTTCTCAATGGCATCTTCTGGGGATTGCGCTCCGGTGCGCGCCGACAAGGGCTGTCATGCCAACGCCTTGCGCAATGCCGCCACCGAGCGAAGGGCTTGGGCCAACATCCCTCCCAAGGCCAACCGCAAGGACCCGATCTGCTTCAGCGCCTTCCTCTACAAGGCACGCAACCTCGTCGAGCGCTTCTTCAACAAGGCCAAGCAGTTCCGCCGGATCGCAACCCGATACGACAAACTGGCGGAAAACTACCTCGCTGCCCTCAAACTCGTCTCAGTCCGCATCTGGCTACGCGATAATGAGTCTACGTCCTAGCCGGGGGCGTGTGCGCAACACCAAGCTTGACATCGTCGCGAAACATCACTTCAAACGTAATGTTATTACATATTGTGTGGAGTGCAGCGACATCGCAAAAACTCGTTGCGATGCGATCGATGGAAATCTACGGTGGGTGCGTGATGGTCCCCGCGCCGAAAGGCAAGGGGTGAAAAGGGAACACGGTGAGACCTCAAAAGGTCGAGACCGTGGCTGCCCCCGCAACTGTAAGCGGAGAGCAAGATCCGACATGCCACTGGCCGGCAAGGCTGGGAAGGCAGGATTGCGCTGAGACCCGCGAGCCAGGAGACCTGCCATCACTGAGTTGACCGGACGGGGTGTGCCGGGAGGAGACGTGGACGTCGGTCTTGTCGGCCGGCTCGCCAGCATCCTTCCGTCGCCAGTTTTGGAAAGTGACGGAAAGTTGGACGGCGCCATCGATCATCGCATCATCGTATGCACGCTTTGCCGCGACGTCCCGACCGGCATCAGGTCGGGTGAGAGCCTGTGTGCGGATTTGCGTTCCCGGCTCTCGGCCTGCCATGAACCCGCCGTGGCGCATGGCTTCACGGTCGAAGGCGTCGAATGCATGGCGGGCTGTGCGCGGCCGCTGACCGTGGCCTTCCAGGCGCCAGGCAAGGCTTCCTATCTCTTCGGTTCCATCGACGCCGAGGCCGACGCCGGCGATCTCGTGCGATTTGCCGGGCTTTACGCCTCGCTCGCCGACGGCTGGTGCAATTCCGGACAGCGTCCGCCGCGACTGGCCGGCAAGACGCTGGCCCGCATTCCCGGGCCGGGCAAGCTTGCGGGCGACAGCCGATGACAACGC comes from Mesorhizobium japonicum MAFF 303099 and encodes:
- a CDS encoding LacI family DNA-binding transcriptional regulator — encoded protein: MPTMAEVARRAGVSVSTVSHVINRTRFVSPEKARLINDAIAAMGYQPNELARSLKVASTNSVGLAISAISNPYFTDIICAVEAECARLGLMVFLSDTQEDPDRELSVVRAFHQRRVDGVILAPSGAPQRAIDYLAEKKLPCVLIDRFADERFDQIGVENQSSMRALIDHVAAFGHKRIGYIAGQPGLATTRERVEAFRASLAANGLECVPHYVSPENVDTASATASTHAILSLPSPPTALVTGNNMTTIGAVRAIRERGLSIPGDLSLAGFDDFEWADCFEPRLTLVAQPCTEIGRQAAALLCARIASTDLEPQAVRLRAALQVRESCARPAPHEVSPMRSAP
- a CDS encoding sugar ABC transporter ATP-binding protein; protein product: MSAPLLSVIGAVKRFGGVQALRGVDFDLKAGEIHALLGENGAGKSTLMNLLSGVYTPDEGTIHIDGKQVAFNNPREAQAAGIATIFQELDLVPTLDVAANLFLGRELMRPGGFLDVPAMRSEARKRLEAIELAIDPASMVANLSIGQRQVVAIVKALSYASRVLIMDEPTAALTVGEVDRLFDIMRKLAASGVGIVYISHRLEEVPQIADRVTVMRDGRVAGVTEPHAPQAELVRLLVGRPLDELYPERSTKAGRTLLSLRDASFRLAHESAGWQPPSGVSLDVKAGEIVGLAGIMGAGRTELLSALYGTGLSGRWEGEVAIDGRPVSLDSISAARSAGIAFVTDDRRGSGLMLRMAVGLNLVMSVIRRISPFGLMSQRRQADAVKQSFGQFDIRPKNPDIAVGALSGGNQQKVVLAKEILGNPRLLLLDEPTRGVDVGAKGEIYARLRQLAAQGLGILVASSEMPELIGLCDRIVVLREGRNVAEFIGGVDEHTVLDAANGREA
- a CDS encoding ABC transporter permease, giving the protein MSEQKISVTASPAVPAAAPRHRDPLALVVRFQSLIGLVVVAIGGIIFSPRRHGQILFLDPDNIANIVRAVSETGIIAIGMTFVIITAGIDLSVGAVLGLSSVVTASMMISGGFGLIPTILAVLIMGVVFGAIQGTISTRFRLEPFIVTLAGLQAARGLALVVSGNQYINISYGDGPGLAPPVFAILGERLFNNTVPVATIVFIVFAAIATIVLNTTRFGRYVFAVGGNERAARISGVPVSMVKISVYAITGFASALAGIVHAGQFNFGSANDGMGYELTAIAAVVIGGTSLFGGAGSMVGTVAGTIMLGALANILQLNNITPAMQLLATAAIIVLAAVLQSLVRRREGLGR
- a CDS encoding substrate-binding domain-containing protein; translation: MKTTRQGTRRTLHALLLAGAGLCIAGSAQAADPMVKACAKDGQFVIGFSQANNAEPYRQHVNDELTAAAKAVPGFALQIADGAGNVNTQTSQVDNFITQKVDLLLISPFEAAPLTPAVKRAMDAGIPVIELDRKTVGDPGKDYTAFIGGDNYKIALEAGKYTAKTLLPDGGEAAVLEGLPSSTPAVERLNGFKDGVKENAKIQVVAEQAADWVPDKAQTAFAAMLQAHPDIKVLYASNDMMAAGALLAAKGAGKQVKIIGTDGLPGPAGGIEAVAKGDWAATFTYPTGAKEAIEMSKKILLDCATSVEPTVTVETTAITAENAKQLMGK
- a CDS encoding DMT family transporter; the encoded protein is MQAIPIAHQAAQPVVGPISSLTGYPAAILCWLLSAGVYIAAKWVAPEMPPWGLCFWRLTLACAILLPIVHRHHGAMIGLLRTRAVEVVAVGAIGLTLCQGMIYHGLNDTNATTAGIIMALSPVMTMVLARFVLGEPLGLWKSLGALVALAGMIFIVAHGNLTALLQLEFNAGELWIVGSAFCWGLYTVLLRRAKFGIELLPMVVLLLGAGALVALPFHLWELFNDERSVMNVHSILALAYLAGPGGALMYYLYNKSVETLGASRASMLLYLQTVFVAMLAYLLLGEDLHDYDLIGAAFIVAGIILATVIKPRSAEPRVA
- a CDS encoding PAN domain-containing protein, with amino-acid sequence MLVRHNTALLEQAVGLIVKRSAIPTLQAEAAAQEKISKAAALRRIATGGAIAVAAIGIGLGLKLGLWQNGPAISELNTPRVEVPAKPAETKADKPSIPLPTPRPTQLPTPPMPPKEPDVVTVDFTKFATKTIDFQGDKWELISGHHFKDEKDSSWDTAWCYSRRMVQGVDVNVQLANRLGPETQPVSPISAPETLAQVGLTDATAIQLATNCAWLDGRTFAAADFAADPRRQMGGVSPQPPIMTAPTDPDTGFVVVSGWDAIGNDLPNMPIRGVTAEQCQNACDHDFTCLAVTYNTKYQACFMKGDASVLVKSEESVMAAKKVVESNLHYSNLVFAKNTEVSGVPYWTGQLRYPDCILQCANEKSCMGFNFRSKEMSCTLFNSVAQSSDNVAVASGIKSVGN
- a CDS encoding DUF1636 family protein, which produces MDVGLVGRLASILPSPVLESDGKLDGAIDHRIIVCTLCRDVPTGIRSGESLCADLRSRLSACHEPAVAHGFTVEGVECMAGCARPLTVAFQAPGKASYLFGSIDAEADAGDLVRFAGLYASLADGWCNSGQRPPRLAGKTLARIPGPGKLAGDSR